Part of the Oncorhynchus mykiss isolate Arlee chromosome 12, USDA_OmykA_1.1, whole genome shotgun sequence genome, GGCCTACCTATAGGACtgagggcactatgtagggaatgggggagcCGCTCGGGCCCCAGACTAGGCCTTTCTACTCTTGAGCATCTCCAGGTACATGCGCAGGGACCTCTGGATGGAGTCTTTAGTGATGAAGCTCACAAAGTTGGTGATGTCAGCTTCCCTGTTGGACAGCAGCTTGTCAATGGTCTGTTTCCTCATCATGGACTTGGTGATCTGTCTGGCATggtctggagggagaggagaggtgcttatataatatatacactcagatctgtctgtctgtctggcatggtctaggagggagaggagaggtgcttatataatatatacactcagatctgtctgtctgtctggcatggtctaggagggagaggagaggtgcttatataatatatacactcagatctgtctgtctgtctggcatggtctaggagggagaggagaggtgcttatataatatatacacacagatctgtctgtctgtctggcatggtctagagggagaggagtttatatacacacagatctatctgtctgtctgtctgtctgtctgtctgtctggcatggtctagagggagaggagTTTATATACACACAGATCTATCCGTCTGTCTAGGCATGGTCTAGAGGGAGAGGTGTTTATATACACAcagatctatctgtctgtctgtctggcatggtctagagggagaggagtttatatacacacagatctatctgtctgtctgtctggcatggtctagagggagaggagtttatatacacacagatctatctgtctgtctgtctgtatgtctgtctggcatggtctagagggagaggagtttatatacacacagatctatctgtctgtctgtctgtctgtctgtctgtctgtctgtctgtctgtctggcatggtctagagggagaggagtttatatacacacagatctatctgtctgtctgtctgtctgtctggcatggtctagagggagaggagtttatatacacacagatctgtctgtctgtctggcatggtctagagggagaggagaggtgtttatatacacacagatctatctgtctgtctggcatggtctagagggagaggagaggtgtttatatacacacagatctatctgtctgtctggcatggtctagagggagaggagaggtgtttatatacacacagatctatctgtctgtctggcatggtctagagggagaggagaggtgtttatatacacacagatctatctgtctgtgtctggcatggtctagagggagaggagaggtgtttatatacacacagatctatctgtctgtctggcatggtctagagggagaggtgtttatatacacacagatctgtctgtctgtctggcatggtctagagggagaggagtttatatacacacagatctgtctgtctgtctggcatggtctagagggagaggtgtttatatacacacagatctatctgtctgtctgtctggcatggtctagagggagaggagaggtgtttatatacacacagatctatctgtctgtctggcatggtctagagggagaggtgtttatatacacacagatctatctgtctgtctgtctggcatggtctagagggagaggagtttatatacacacagatctatctgtctgtctggcatggtctagagggagaggtgtttatatacacacagatctatctgtctgtctggcatggtctagagggagaggagtttatatacacacagatctatctgtctgtctggcatggtctagagggagaggtgtttatatacacacagatctatctgtctgtctggcatggtctagagggagaggtgtttatatacacacagatctatctgtctgtctggcatggtctagagggagaggagtttatgtacagtaccagacaacagtttggacacctactcattcaagggattctctttatttttactagagtggctactttgaagactcaAACTCTGACGAAGGACATGAGGCCAATACATATAGCAGTGACACCAGcgcgagagcaagagagcgagagtattctgacctggtacagccagagagagagaaagagagacagagagacagagacagagagacagagagcgagacagagggagagacagagagagacagagagacagagagacagagagagacagagagacagagagagacagagagagacagacagagagacagacagagagacagagagagtattcTGACCTGGTACAGCCAGCCACTTGGACATGGTGTCCTGTGCAGTGGAGAGGACCTGGTCCTCAGGGACTAACTGGTCCACCAGGCCGATCTTCAGGGCATCAGGAGCGCTGTACAACAGACCCAGCTCCAACGACAGCTCTGCTGCCCGGTTACCAACCGTGTTCACCAGCGTGTCCTTAAACCTGGACCGcaacataaacgcaacatgaccacaacacgaccacaacacgaccgCAACACGACcgcaacataaacacaacacgaccacaacatgaccacaacacgaccacaacacaaccacaacataaacacaacacgaccacaacacaaccacaacacaaccacaacataaacacaacacgaccacaacacgaccacaacacaaccacaacataaacacaacataaacacaacacgaccacaacacgaccacaacacgaccgCAACACGACCgcaacacgaccacaacacgaccgcaacacaacacgaccacaacacgaacacaacatgaccacaacacgaccacaacacaaccacaacataaacacaacacgaccacaacacgaccacaacacgaccacaacacaaccacaacacgaacacaacatgaccacaacacaaccacaacacaaccacaacataaacacaacacgaccacaacacgaccacaacacgaccacaacacgaccgCAACACGACCGCAACACGACCgcaacacgaccacaacacgaccacaacacgaacacaacacgaccacaacacgaacacaacatgaccacaacacaaccacaacacaaccacaacataaacacaacacgaccacaacacgaccacaacacgaccacaacacaaccacaacacaaccacaacataaacacaacacgaccacaacacgaccacaacacgaccgcaacacgaccacaacacgaccgcaacacgaccacaacacgaccacaacacgaccacaacacgaacacaacacgaccacaacacgaacacaacatgaccacaacacaaccacaacacaaccacaacataaacacaacacgaccacaacacgaccacaacacgaccacaacacgaccacaacataaacacaacacgaccacaacccgaccacaaccacaacatgaacacaaccacaTTCAGCacctcacacacactacagtgaCCATGAACCATCACAACCTGAGCAGATTCAACACATCAACACtcagtgtgtattagtgtgtgtgtatatattagtgtgtattagtgtgtgtgtgtattagtgtgtgtgtgtattagtgtgtgtgtgtgtgtgtattagtgtgtgtattagtgtgtgtgtatatattagtgtgtattagtgtgtgtgtgtgtgtgtgtgtgtgtgtgtgtgtgcctcaccaGAAGGGGGCTACGATGCCGAGCTGAGTCTCGTTGAGTCCAATGCTGTAGCGAGGATTATCAGCCATGATCCTATAGTCACATCCAATAGACATGAGACAGCCACCTGctggactagagccctatggacaGAGAGGTGGTTATCAGTCATGATCCTATAGACACATCCAATAGACATGAGACAGCCACCTGCTGGACTAGAGCCCTataagacagagagacagagaggtggttATCAGCCATGATCCTATAGTCACATCCTATAGACATGAGACAGCCACCTGCTGGACTAGAGCCCTataagacagagagacagagaggtggttATCAGCCATGATCCTATAGTCACATCCTATAGACATGAGACAGCCACCTGCTGGACTAGAGccctatagacagagagacagacagaggtgatTATAGTCACATCcaatagacagacagaggtgaTTATCAGTCATGATCCTATAGTCACATCcaatagacagacagaggtggTTATCAATCATGATCCTATAGTCACATCcaatagacagacagaggtggTTATCAATCATGATCCTATAGTCACATCcaatagacagacagaggtggTTATCAATCATGATCCTATAGTCACATCcaatagacagacagaggtggTTATCAATCATGATCCTATAGTCACATCcaatagacagacagaggtggTTATCAATCATGATCCTATAGTCACATCcaatagacagacagaggtggTTATCAATCATGATCCTATAGTCACATCcaatagacagacagaggtggTTATCAATCATGATCCTATAGTCACATCcaatagacagacagaggt contains:
- the eci1 gene encoding enoyl-CoA delta isomerase 1, mitochondrial encodes the protein MANVLRNSAKFGFSGVLSQLSIHSRHGRECVSPCFSLQQRNNSTSPKIKVDLDNSTGVAVLRMQSPPVNSLSLDFLTEFCINLEKLEMDKSCRGLIITSTLSKVFSAGLDIMEMYGKSPERCGEFWKAVQEMWLKLYGSNMATIAAINGSSPAGGCLMSIGCDYRIMADNPRYSIGLNETQLGIVAPFWFKDTLVNTVGNRAAELSLELGLLYSAPDALKIGLVDQLVPEDQVLSTAQDTMSKWLAVPDHARQITKSMMRKQTIDKLLSNREADITNFVSFITKDSIQRSLRMYLEMLKSRKA